The window TTAAAATAAACCATGTTTCTAATTTGCAATAACTTATGGTGATAAAGATCGATTACTTCAATTTTCTCATATTTACCTATTGCAACAATAGCTTCTGCAAACGTTTCTAAATACTGGCCGCTTTTAGGTTGATAAGAGCCAAATGCATTATTTTTAGCATCATTAACATAAACAAAATCTGCCCTTTGCATCGGCGTAATTAGCAAAATTTTTGCTTCTGGATTTAAGCTGTGTATTTTATCTATTATAATTCGAAAGGAACCATATAGTGTTCTGCTGCCTTGATTGCTTTTATAGTCTTCCAATGATCCTACAGGCCGGCCTTGCCACCAATCATTTGTACCTAAAAATATAGAATATACATCAGCTTTAGTTAATCCTAAACTTTCAATCTTGTTGGCTACATTTCCTGAAGTCCATCCGTTATAACCTTTATTTAGGTAAC is drawn from Pedobacter mucosus and contains these coding sequences:
- a CDS encoding SGNH/GDSL hydrolase family protein; protein product: MNFFKRSLLFLMAICLLTSFKKKELTWLAIGDSITYLNDHVNETGNRVTKGYLTGVAERISGLRYLNKGYNGWTSGNVANKIESLGLTKADVYSIFLGTNDWWQGRPVGSLEDYKSNQGSRTLYGSFRIIIDKIHSLNPEAKILLITPMQRADFVYVNDAKNNAFGSYQPKSGQYLETFAEAIVAIGKYEKIEVIDLYHHKLLQIRNMVYFKKLKNPETGLYVNYKFPESTEIPFNPLSDEYPYPLNAINLTYDGLHPSDKGNKIIANIIAKRIKKMNLENL